From a region of the Eretmochelys imbricata isolate rEreImb1 chromosome 6, rEreImb1.hap1, whole genome shotgun sequence genome:
- the DMAC2L gene encoding ATP synthase subunit s, mitochondrial isoform X1, translating to MHLMTYIPILARGQRHQTEISVNLSFSSTMLLGKFIQPVHSLKKLSAPGACRHLWGWLNAVFNKVDYERIQAVGPDRAASEWLLRCGALVRFQGYDKWQHDYNGLPTGPLGKYKIQAIDATESCIMYRGFDYLDGLRHVEEIKLSNCIYIQDECLQRISETESLQKSLLRLMIISCGNVTDKGIIALHKLTNLEYLFLSDLPGIREKETTVQILKKSKPSLELELDLE from the exons ATGCATCTGATGACATACATTCCTATCT TGGCAAGAGGACAGAGGCACCAAACTGAAATTTCAGTAAACCTCTCTTTCAGTTCTACGATGCTGTTGGGAAAGTTCATACAACCAGTGCACAGCTTAAAGAAACTGTCAGCCCCAGGTGCATGCAGGCACTTATGGGGATGGCTGAATGCAGTTTTTAACAA GGTAGACTATGAACGTATACAGGCTGTTGGCCCTGATAGAGCAGCTTCTGAATGGCTTCTGCGGTGTGGAGCGCTGGTTCGTTTCCAAGGCTATGATAAATGGCAGCATGACTACAATGGTCTCCCAACAGGGCCTTTAGGAAAATACAAGATACAAGCAATCGATGCCACAGAGTCCTGCATCATGTACAGAGGATTTGATTATTTGG atggTCTCAGACACGTTGAGGAAATTAAGCTGAGCAACTGTATTTATATCCAGGATGAATGTCTGCAGAGGATCAGTGAGACTGAGAGCTTACAGAAAAGTCTCCTGCGTCTGATGATAATTTCCTGTGGGAATGTCACAGATAAAGGCATCATAGCACTCCACAAATTAAC gaACCTTGAATATTTATTTCTGAGTGACCTTCCTGGGATAAGAGAGAAAGAAACTACTGTTCAGATCCTTAAGAAATCAAAGCCATCACTGGAGCTGGAATTAGATTTAGAATAA
- the DMAC2L gene encoding ATP synthase subunit s, mitochondrial isoform X2, translating to MAGLARGQRHQTEISVNLSFSSTMLLGKFIQPVHSLKKLSAPGACRHLWGWLNAVFNKVDYERIQAVGPDRAASEWLLRCGALVRFQGYDKWQHDYNGLPTGPLGKYKIQAIDATESCIMYRGFDYLDGLRHVEEIKLSNCIYIQDECLQRISETESLQKSLLRLMIISCGNVTDKGIIALHKLTNLEYLFLSDLPGIREKETTVQILKKSKPSLELELDLE from the exons ATGGCGGGCC TGGCAAGAGGACAGAGGCACCAAACTGAAATTTCAGTAAACCTCTCTTTCAGTTCTACGATGCTGTTGGGAAAGTTCATACAACCAGTGCACAGCTTAAAGAAACTGTCAGCCCCAGGTGCATGCAGGCACTTATGGGGATGGCTGAATGCAGTTTTTAACAA GGTAGACTATGAACGTATACAGGCTGTTGGCCCTGATAGAGCAGCTTCTGAATGGCTTCTGCGGTGTGGAGCGCTGGTTCGTTTCCAAGGCTATGATAAATGGCAGCATGACTACAATGGTCTCCCAACAGGGCCTTTAGGAAAATACAAGATACAAGCAATCGATGCCACAGAGTCCTGCATCATGTACAGAGGATTTGATTATTTGG atggTCTCAGACACGTTGAGGAAATTAAGCTGAGCAACTGTATTTATATCCAGGATGAATGTCTGCAGAGGATCAGTGAGACTGAGAGCTTACAGAAAAGTCTCCTGCGTCTGATGATAATTTCCTGTGGGAATGTCACAGATAAAGGCATCATAGCACTCCACAAATTAAC gaACCTTGAATATTTATTTCTGAGTGACCTTCCTGGGATAAGAGAGAAAGAAACTACTGTTCAGATCCTTAAGAAATCAAAGCCATCACTGGAGCTGGAATTAGATTTAGAATAA
- the DMAC2L gene encoding ATP synthase subunit s, mitochondrial isoform X4 translates to MAGPRAPPPAPGAGPALPQGGGKAVPGQGELRAARPRPLARAGRAACRGREVGGAQGGLQPAAGPPEERIRLERGWAEGRAWESSSTMLLGKFIQPVHSLKKLSAPGACRHLWGWLNAVFNKVDYERIQAVGPDRAASEWLLRCGALVRFQGYDKWQHDYNGLPTGPLGKYKIQAIDATESCIMYRGFDYLDGLRHVEEIKLSNCIYIQDECLQRISETESLQKSLLRLMIISCGNVTDKGIIALHKLTNLEYLFLSDLPGIREKETTVQILKKSKPSLELELDLE, encoded by the exons ATGGCGGGGCCCcgggctcctcctccagcccccggggcagGGCCCGCGCTGCCTCAGGGGGGCGGGAAGGCCGTGCCCGGCCAGGGCGAGCTCAGGGCAGCCCGCCCCCGACCACTAGCCCGGGCCGGCCGGGCCGCCTGCCGTGGGCGGGAGGTCGGAGGCGCTCAGGGTGGTCTCCAGCCCGCCGCGGGGCCCCCAGAGGAGCGGATTCGGCTCGAGCGGGGGTGGGCCGAGGGCCGCGCCTGGGAATCGTC TTCTACGATGCTGTTGGGAAAGTTCATACAACCAGTGCACAGCTTAAAGAAACTGTCAGCCCCAGGTGCATGCAGGCACTTATGGGGATGGCTGAATGCAGTTTTTAACAA GGTAGACTATGAACGTATACAGGCTGTTGGCCCTGATAGAGCAGCTTCTGAATGGCTTCTGCGGTGTGGAGCGCTGGTTCGTTTCCAAGGCTATGATAAATGGCAGCATGACTACAATGGTCTCCCAACAGGGCCTTTAGGAAAATACAAGATACAAGCAATCGATGCCACAGAGTCCTGCATCATGTACAGAGGATTTGATTATTTGG atggTCTCAGACACGTTGAGGAAATTAAGCTGAGCAACTGTATTTATATCCAGGATGAATGTCTGCAGAGGATCAGTGAGACTGAGAGCTTACAGAAAAGTCTCCTGCGTCTGATGATAATTTCCTGTGGGAATGTCACAGATAAAGGCATCATAGCACTCCACAAATTAAC gaACCTTGAATATTTATTTCTGAGTGACCTTCCTGGGATAAGAGAGAAAGAAACTACTGTTCAGATCCTTAAGAAATCAAAGCCATCACTGGAGCTGGAATTAGATTTAGAATAA
- the DMAC2L gene encoding ATP synthase subunit s, mitochondrial isoform X3 encodes MLLGKFIQPVHSLKKLSAPGACRHLWGWLNAVFNKVDYERIQAVGPDRAASEWLLRCGALVRFQGYDKWQHDYNGLPTGPLGKYKIQAIDATESCIMYRGFDYLDGLRHVEEIKLSNCIYIQDECLQRISETESLQKSLLRLMIISCGNVTDKGIIALHKLTNLEYLFLSDLPGIREKETTVQILKKSKPSLELELDLE; translated from the exons ATGCTGTTGGGAAAGTTCATACAACCAGTGCACAGCTTAAAGAAACTGTCAGCCCCAGGTGCATGCAGGCACTTATGGGGATGGCTGAATGCAGTTTTTAACAA GGTAGACTATGAACGTATACAGGCTGTTGGCCCTGATAGAGCAGCTTCTGAATGGCTTCTGCGGTGTGGAGCGCTGGTTCGTTTCCAAGGCTATGATAAATGGCAGCATGACTACAATGGTCTCCCAACAGGGCCTTTAGGAAAATACAAGATACAAGCAATCGATGCCACAGAGTCCTGCATCATGTACAGAGGATTTGATTATTTGG atggTCTCAGACACGTTGAGGAAATTAAGCTGAGCAACTGTATTTATATCCAGGATGAATGTCTGCAGAGGATCAGTGAGACTGAGAGCTTACAGAAAAGTCTCCTGCGTCTGATGATAATTTCCTGTGGGAATGTCACAGATAAAGGCATCATAGCACTCCACAAATTAAC gaACCTTGAATATTTATTTCTGAGTGACCTTCCTGGGATAAGAGAGAAAGAAACTACTGTTCAGATCCTTAAGAAATCAAAGCCATCACTGGAGCTGGAATTAGATTTAGAATAA